In Rhodothermales bacterium, a single window of DNA contains:
- a CDS encoding carboxymuconolactone decarboxylase family protein, whose product MTNRLDEFEAYRARMNDRILNHGNHLGIKRFFNLDTNAYADGALSGKTKELLGLVASMVLRCNDCIDYHLLQCIEAGFSDAELDDAMNIALIVGGSIVIPHLRHAVESRDLIRERGASGEDADKSF is encoded by the coding sequence ATGACCAATCGACTTGACGAGTTTGAAGCGTACAGGGCGCGCATGAACGACCGCATCCTGAATCACGGTAATCACCTGGGAATAAAGCGGTTTTTCAACCTCGATACGAACGCATACGCGGATGGTGCCCTGTCCGGGAAGACGAAAGAACTGCTGGGCCTGGTGGCATCCATGGTCCTGCGATGCAATGATTGTATTGACTATCACCTGCTGCAATGTATTGAAGCCGGATTTTCGGATGCGGAACTGGACGACGCCATGAATATCGCATTGATCGTCGGCGGTTCGATTGTCATCCCGCACCTCCGGCATGCAGTGGAGTCCCGGGACCTTATCCGGGAGCGGGGCGCATCCGGTGAAGATGCAGATAAATCATTCTGA
- a CDS encoding adenylate kinase: protein MRLVLFGPPGAGKGTQAKKLKERFGLDIISTGNLIRTAIREGTPLGMKAATIVHRGGLVPDDVVRDLANEAIEATGFRNFILDGYPRTRQQAEWLDAFLEDANAPLHAVISLNVPDHRIVERLSGRRINKITGESFSPDLNPPPTGMDPSLIVQRTDDEPEAVLSRLRTYHAETWPVAEWYAKRGLLREVDGVGSLADVTERILDVLPTHA from the coding sequence ATGCGATTGGTATTGTTCGGGCCGCCTGGTGCGGGAAAGGGTACGCAGGCGAAAAAGCTCAAGGAGCGATTTGGCCTGGACATCATTTCCACTGGAAACCTCATCCGTACGGCCATCCGGGAAGGAACTCCGCTTGGTATGAAGGCGGCGACGATTGTCCATCGCGGTGGGCTCGTCCCCGATGACGTCGTGCGCGATCTGGCCAACGAGGCCATCGAAGCCACCGGCTTCCGGAACTTCATCCTGGATGGATACCCCCGTACCCGGCAACAGGCCGAGTGGCTGGATGCCTTCCTGGAAGACGCCAACGCGCCGCTCCATGCCGTCATCAGCCTGAACGTTCCGGACCATCGCATTGTGGAGCGACTTTCGGGCCGCCGCATCAACAAGATCACCGGTGAGAGCTTCAGCCCGGACTTGAACCCTCCGCCCACCGGAATGGACCCTTCCCTCATCGTCCAGCGGACGGATGACGAACCTGAAGCGGTGCTCTCCCGATTGCGAACGTATCACGCGGAGACGTGGCCGGTTGCGGAGTGGTATGCGAAGCGGGGACTGCTTCGTGAAGTCGATGGCGTGGGATCGCTGGCTGACGTGACCGAACGGATCCTGGACGTGTTGCCCACCCATGCATGA
- the ffh gene encoding signal recognition particle protein → MFDSLSEKLEGALKSITGQGRITDLNIAESMREIRRALLDADVNYQVAREFTERVRKQAEGVDVLSSVSPGQQMVKIVYDELVHFLGGTQADVTFSTKPPTVILIAGLQGSGKTTFAGKLARHFKSLGHAPLLAAADVYRPAAVDQLKMLAKQVEVPVFSLEEGGQVVQDAVRIAREAVSEARKQARDIVIIDTAGRLHVDERMMTEVAEIKAAVNPNEILFVVDAMTGQDAVNTAVEFNSRLDFDGVVLTKLDGDTRGGAALSIRRVVDKPIKFASTGEKMDALTPFYPERMAQRILGMGDVVSFVEKAQEQFDEKQAEKLRSKIGSEKFDLEDFLDQLDRLKKMGSLTDLVGMIPGVGRKVKDLDIDDDAFKHIEAIIQSMTREERQNPDIINGSRRRRIADGSGVEVRDVNQLLKQFRDMKKMMKTMTRMMGKGRSVDLSSLMGRVN, encoded by the coding sequence ATGTTTGACAGTCTATCAGAAAAGCTGGAAGGCGCGCTGAAGTCCATTACGGGCCAAGGCCGCATTACCGATCTGAATATCGCGGAATCCATGCGCGAAATTCGGCGGGCGCTTCTGGATGCGGACGTCAATTACCAGGTGGCCCGTGAGTTCACGGAACGGGTCAGGAAGCAGGCAGAAGGCGTGGATGTCCTTTCATCCGTGTCCCCGGGCCAGCAAATGGTCAAGATCGTCTATGACGAACTTGTTCATTTTCTGGGAGGGACGCAGGCCGATGTCACGTTCTCGACCAAGCCGCCCACGGTCATCCTGATTGCAGGTCTGCAGGGCTCGGGTAAGACCACGTTTGCCGGAAAACTGGCACGGCACTTCAAGAGCCTGGGTCATGCACCACTTCTGGCCGCAGCTGACGTTTACCGTCCGGCAGCTGTCGATCAGTTGAAGATGCTGGCCAAGCAGGTCGAAGTGCCCGTGTTTTCGCTCGAAGAAGGAGGACAAGTCGTTCAGGACGCCGTCCGCATTGCCCGCGAAGCCGTTTCCGAGGCGCGCAAGCAGGCAAGGGACATAGTCATTATCGATACGGCAGGTCGCCTTCATGTCGACGAACGGATGATGACGGAAGTCGCGGAGATCAAAGCCGCGGTGAATCCGAATGAAATCCTGTTCGTGGTCGATGCCATGACCGGGCAAGACGCTGTCAATACCGCGGTTGAATTCAACAGCCGACTGGATTTTGACGGCGTTGTCCTGACCAAGCTCGATGGCGATACGCGCGGTGGCGCCGCGCTATCCATTCGACGCGTGGTGGACAAGCCCATCAAGTTTGCTTCGACCGGTGAGAAAATGGATGCGTTGACGCCGTTCTATCCTGAGCGGATGGCGCAACGCATATTGGGCATGGGCGATGTTGTATCGTTCGTTGAGAAAGCCCAGGAACAGTTTGACGAAAAGCAGGCTGAGAAGCTGCGCTCCAAGATCGGGTCGGAGAAATTCGACCTCGAGGATTTCCTGGACCAGCTGGATCGCCTCAAGAAAATGGGGTCACTCACGGATCTCGTGGGAATGATTCCGGGTGTCGGACGGAAGGTGAAGGATCTGGATATCGACGACGATGCGTTCAAGCACATTGAAGCCATCATCCAGTCCATGACCCGGGAAGAACGACAGAATCCGGACATCATCAACGGCAGTCGCCGCCGCCGCATTGCGGATGGCAGTGGTGTCGAGGTCCGCGACGTGAATCAATTGCTGAAACAGTTCAGGGACATGAAAAAGATGATGAAGACCATGACGAGGATGATGGGCAAGGGCCGTTCGGTCGACCTGTCGAGTCTCATGGGACGCGTCAACTGA
- a CDS encoding PspC domain-containing protein: MSGKLKKSSHDKMIAGVCGGIAEYFDIDPTLVRVAYVVLSLLSTGFPGLLIYIILAFVMPDR; the protein is encoded by the coding sequence ATGAGCGGAAAACTCAAAAAATCGTCACACGACAAGATGATTGCCGGCGTTTGCGGTGGCATCGCTGAATATTTCGACATCGATCCGACCCTCGTTCGTGTCGCATATGTCGTACTCAGCCTTCTTTCCACGGGCTTCCCCGGATTGCTCATCTACATCATCCTGGCATTCGTAATGCCGGACAGATAG
- a CDS encoding 5-formyltetrahydrofolate cyclo-ligase: protein MDPSDEKWRLRRHFRERRLALSDQAWSDGSRDLCERLKSHPTLAHAGRIHAFWPIHQKREVDIRPALRDWLAEGRTIWLPIVKGNALVSGRFENEHVLQAGAYGVLEPSVDPTFSWEQMDAILVPALAVDHDGWRLGYGGGFYDRLLAGVHVPTVCPIFAWERVPSLPHEAHDVRVTHTVTA from the coding sequence ATGGATCCCAGTGATGAAAAATGGCGCCTCCGGAGACATTTCCGGGAGCGACGGCTGGCACTGTCCGATCAAGCGTGGTCGGACGGTTCACGTGATTTGTGTGAACGGTTGAAGTCGCATCCAACGCTGGCCCATGCGGGCCGGATTCATGCGTTCTGGCCCATTCATCAAAAACGGGAAGTGGACATCCGTCCGGCGTTGCGTGATTGGCTGGCCGAAGGTCGCACCATCTGGTTGCCGATCGTGAAGGGCAATGCACTGGTCTCCGGAAGATTTGAGAACGAGCACGTGTTGCAGGCCGGGGCCTACGGGGTGCTCGAGCCTTCGGTGGACCCGACTTTCTCATGGGAGCAGATGGATGCCATCCTCGTTCCAGCCCTTGCCGTTGACCATGACGGTTGGCGACTGGGTTATGGCGGCGGATTCTATGACCGGTTGCTGGCTGGTGTGCACGTTCCGACCGTGTGCCCGATCTTTGCCTGGGAAAGGGTTCCGTCCCTCCCCCACGAGGCCCACGATGTCCGCGTGACCCATACGGTGACAGCGTAA
- a CDS encoding PspC domain-containing protein, whose product MAAHTRTSQRPSDTSSYFEDEMHDLESLSEGELEALLFEEEPEESKSFLNLPTLTGLSIILVGIAYIFQQMGLWGNGIDLTGLAQMLPWLGGILIILLGFGVLSWRPGQNRKKQKAEKKLAKSLAKSQKRRSEATSTGSDRRRLTKSRDKKLAGVASGIAEYFGIDPTLVRIAFVVGTVATGGGPFLLGYLIMAFVMPNPDKPQKPSLDERITIIRDS is encoded by the coding sequence ATGGCTGCACACACACGAACATCCCAACGTCCCAGCGACACGTCCTCCTACTTCGAGGACGAAATGCACGATCTCGAATCTCTTTCCGAGGGCGAACTCGAAGCCTTGTTGTTCGAGGAAGAGCCGGAAGAATCGAAGAGCTTCCTGAACCTGCCTACACTTACGGGGCTCTCCATCATCCTGGTCGGCATCGCGTACATCTTCCAGCAGATGGGACTGTGGGGCAACGGCATAGACCTTACCGGACTGGCACAGATGCTTCCCTGGCTGGGCGGAATCCTGATCATCCTCCTCGGTTTCGGTGTCCTGTCCTGGCGCCCCGGTCAAAACCGGAAAAAACAGAAGGCCGAAAAGAAACTGGCCAAGTCCCTCGCCAAATCACAGAAACGTCGCAGTGAAGCTACCTCCACGGGTTCTGATCGCCGACGTCTTACCAAATCCAGGGACAAGAAACTGGCCGGCGTGGCATCGGGAATCGCCGAATATTTCGGAATTGACCCGACGCTGGTCCGCATTGCCTTTGTTGTGGGAACGGTGGCCACGGGCGGTGGACCGTTCCTTCTCGGCTATTTGATCATGGCATTCGTCATGCCGAATCCGGACAAACCGCAAAAGCCTTCGCTTGACGAGCGGATTACCATCATTCGAGACAGCTGA
- a CDS encoding pitrilysin family protein translates to MHERIVEIETDASRIRCLKADVEEVVSLRLSWPLSVGTTNAEVVWTDLASMLMDKGTVNRSKADLSALFEDRGADFNVATDGLQMRAGLRCLTRDFGELFPIVAECLWEAAYPEPEISLAAGRLRTHIMREKSDTASQAGTALAARLFPETHPNHDPGIDARLAVLQELDFQEFRSFAMSRLRPSPLHMAVVGDVQPGMVQELAETHLHGRPVRDVPARTFLHAARATGGQEHVMVADRKNLDVRIGHALGLDRSHPDFDALSVAVFVLGGNFSSRLMSTVRDQDGLTYGVGSGLQGFDRDVSGAWVTRISLSQENLDRGLRRTHEEIERFVTGGISPEELEEVVQTMAGSWLVHLGTTGGMAGRIRRHMELGMPAKELDEWPVRLHHLRAEDVNRIIREWLDPSALWTCSAGERIPTD, encoded by the coding sequence ATGCATGAGCGGATTGTCGAGATAGAGACGGATGCCTCCCGCATTCGATGCCTCAAGGCCGATGTGGAGGAGGTGGTATCGTTGCGGCTTTCGTGGCCCTTATCGGTGGGGACCACGAATGCGGAAGTCGTATGGACCGATCTGGCATCCATGCTCATGGACAAGGGCACGGTAAACCGATCAAAAGCGGACCTGTCAGCCTTGTTCGAGGATCGTGGAGCCGATTTCAATGTCGCCACAGACGGCTTGCAGATGCGGGCTGGCCTTCGATGCCTCACGCGGGATTTCGGCGAGCTGTTTCCGATCGTTGCAGAGTGCCTCTGGGAGGCGGCCTATCCTGAACCTGAAATCAGCCTTGCGGCCGGTCGCCTGCGGACCCATATCATGCGGGAGAAAAGCGACACCGCTTCGCAGGCCGGGACGGCTTTGGCGGCTCGTCTGTTTCCGGAAACGCACCCCAATCATGACCCGGGCATTGACGCGAGGCTGGCCGTACTGCAGGAACTCGACTTCCAGGAATTCCGGTCGTTTGCCATGTCGCGGTTACGTCCGTCGCCGTTGCACATGGCCGTGGTCGGGGATGTCCAGCCGGGGATGGTCCAGGAGCTTGCTGAAACCCACCTGCACGGTCGGCCGGTTCGGGACGTCCCTGCGAGGACGTTCCTGCACGCGGCACGTGCGACGGGAGGGCAGGAGCATGTCATGGTAGCGGATCGCAAGAACCTGGATGTCCGGATTGGCCATGCGCTGGGATTGGACCGGTCCCATCCGGACTTCGATGCCCTGTCGGTGGCGGTATTCGTGCTGGGCGGCAACTTCTCGTCCAGGCTCATGAGTACGGTCAGGGACCAGGATGGACTCACGTACGGGGTCGGATCGGGTCTTCAGGGCTTCGATCGCGACGTCAGCGGCGCATGGGTAACCCGGATATCATTGAGCCAGGAAAATCTCGACCGGGGCTTGCGGCGGACACACGAGGAAATCGAGCGGTTCGTTACGGGAGGCATCAGCCCGGAGGAACTGGAGGAAGTGGTGCAAACGATGGCTGGAAGTTGGCTCGTTCACCTGGGCACGACCGGTGGAATGGCGGGGCGCATCCGTCGTCACATGGAGTTGGGTATGCCGGCGAAGGAACTGGATGAGTGGCCTGTACGACTGCACCATCTCCGCGCCGAAGACGTGAATCGGATTATCCGGGAATGGTTGGACCCTTCTGCGCTGTGGACGTGCAGTGCCGGCGAGCGGATCCCGACCGATTGA